The Euphorbia lathyris chromosome 3, ddEupLath1.1, whole genome shotgun sequence genome contains a region encoding:
- the LOC136224590 gene encoding uncharacterized protein isoform X3, which translates to MTFVFAELCLKMSRSGGKTNSKQQVNAYEQKRLMSIQANKNVLESFGIKRIASSFTSLVDSTKEKKRKGRSKATNEDDEYVPNDDHVEEARVALLKKAKTRGNFIPPMSLARHVKMNKKQVAVAGSKELLRLQKGSQDFNENESNGHEDAEIEKDYQEDIHFGDNLETSYDQVGQF; encoded by the exons ATGACATTCGTTTTTGCCGAATTGTG CTTAAAAATGAGCAGAAGTGGAGGAAAGACAAACTCAAAGCAGCAAGTTAATGCATACGAACAAAAGAGGCTTATGTCAATTCAAGCCAATAAGAATGTACTGGAATCCTTTGGCATAAAACGTATTGCCTCCTCTTTCACAAGTTTAGTGGACAGTACAAaggagaagaaaagaaaaggaagaagcaaAGCTACTAATGAAGATGATGAGTACGTTCCTAATGATGATCATGTGGAAGAAGCTCGGGTTGCACTTTTAAAAAAG GCTAAGACAAGAGGTAATTTCATTCCACCAATGTCACTAGCTAGACATGTTAAAATGAACAAGAAACAAGTGGCAGTAGCGGGAAGTAAAGAACTGTTGAGGCTACAAAAAG GTAGCCAAGATTTCAATGAGAATGAATCTAATGGGCACGAAGATGCTGAAATAGAGAAAG ATTATCAAGAAGATATACATTTTGGAGACAATTTGGAGACAAGCTATGATCAAGTTGGACAATTTTGA
- the LOC136224590 gene encoding uncharacterized protein isoform X2 produces the protein MSRSGGKTNSKQQVNAYEQKRLMSIQANKNVLESFGIKRIASSFTSLVDSTKEKKRKGRSKATNEDDEYVPNDDHVEEARVALLKKAKTRGNFIPPMSLARHVKMNKKQVAVAGSKELLRLQKAFSTQQQTCEDHDNEDNYCPATPMGPCSQDFNENESNGHEDAEIEKDYQEDIHFGDNLETSYDQVGQF, from the exons ATGAGCAGAAGTGGAGGAAAGACAAACTCAAAGCAGCAAGTTAATGCATACGAACAAAAGAGGCTTATGTCAATTCAAGCCAATAAGAATGTACTGGAATCCTTTGGCATAAAACGTATTGCCTCCTCTTTCACAAGTTTAGTGGACAGTACAAaggagaagaaaagaaaaggaagaagcaaAGCTACTAATGAAGATGATGAGTACGTTCCTAATGATGATCATGTGGAAGAAGCTCGGGTTGCACTTTTAAAAAAG GCTAAGACAAGAGGTAATTTCATTCCACCAATGTCACTAGCTAGACATGTTAAAATGAACAAGAAACAAGTGGCAGTAGCGGGAAGTAAAGAACTGTTGAGGCTACAAAAAG CTTTTAGTACGCAGCAGCAAACGTGTGAAGATCATGACAATGAAGATAACTACTGTCCTGCAACCCCCATGGGGCCAT GTAGCCAAGATTTCAATGAGAATGAATCTAATGGGCACGAAGATGCTGAAATAGAGAAAG ATTATCAAGAAGATATACATTTTGGAGACAATTTGGAGACAAGCTATGATCAAGTTGGACAATTTTGA
- the LOC136224590 gene encoding uncharacterized protein isoform X1, whose product MTFVFAELCLKMSRSGGKTNSKQQVNAYEQKRLMSIQANKNVLESFGIKRIASSFTSLVDSTKEKKRKGRSKATNEDDEYVPNDDHVEEARVALLKKAKTRGNFIPPMSLARHVKMNKKQVAVAGSKELLRLQKAFSTQQQTCEDHDNEDNYCPATPMGPCSQDFNENESNGHEDAEIEKDYQEDIHFGDNLETSYDQVGQF is encoded by the exons ATGACATTCGTTTTTGCCGAATTGTG CTTAAAAATGAGCAGAAGTGGAGGAAAGACAAACTCAAAGCAGCAAGTTAATGCATACGAACAAAAGAGGCTTATGTCAATTCAAGCCAATAAGAATGTACTGGAATCCTTTGGCATAAAACGTATTGCCTCCTCTTTCACAAGTTTAGTGGACAGTACAAaggagaagaaaagaaaaggaagaagcaaAGCTACTAATGAAGATGATGAGTACGTTCCTAATGATGATCATGTGGAAGAAGCTCGGGTTGCACTTTTAAAAAAG GCTAAGACAAGAGGTAATTTCATTCCACCAATGTCACTAGCTAGACATGTTAAAATGAACAAGAAACAAGTGGCAGTAGCGGGAAGTAAAGAACTGTTGAGGCTACAAAAAG CTTTTAGTACGCAGCAGCAAACGTGTGAAGATCATGACAATGAAGATAACTACTGTCCTGCAACCCCCATGGGGCCAT GTAGCCAAGATTTCAATGAGAATGAATCTAATGGGCACGAAGATGCTGAAATAGAGAAAG ATTATCAAGAAGATATACATTTTGGAGACAATTTGGAGACAAGCTATGATCAAGTTGGACAATTTTGA